In Toxotes jaculatrix isolate fToxJac2 chromosome 11, fToxJac2.pri, whole genome shotgun sequence, a single genomic region encodes these proteins:
- the si:ch211-223a10.1 gene encoding palmitoyltransferase akr1 isoform X2 codes for MMQYGADLRLIDLQGKTSLHHAVTGGNIVAVHYLWETGMFRFSDTDMYQVTPLHLAASTGNTEMIRYLLRDQRCSVDAVDQQGATALHVAAERGGVEVCWTLLQSTGCRMLHQKSHSGLTPLDLSKQGKTFRNQQLTKLLSQHINEPLHHKPRESRVLYYWTLFFPTLSGAAILLIAAMLGGYGGLVCGLLFPWLARSIFTQYHRMTTYQRLPNPIYLGTLIAGLFHSLLCFYGKIMPSVWPNSSLVQVSMVHVSLVLGLFCRVLTQDPGTLDRADADPRFSCIADLVENNQSPHRFCPYCELFQPDYTKHCKLCEVCIKDYDHHCLFLNRCVGRGNHRLFLFFILSMVIGHLLLVATATSYLYNKMPAGNHSLSSWLSLLGEEFWVVVMMVMNALTLLWEVWLLAEQFDAIATGTTTYFRQRESSLRQRSLGQRWVIVLSYLLEGRRRVGSGQTREGKTAIDI; via the exons ATGATGCAGTATGGAGCTGATTTACGCCTCATAGACTTGCAGGGGAAAACATCGCTGCATCATGCAGTCACTGGGGGCAACAT TGTTGCAGTGCACTATTTGTGGGAAACAGGGATGTTCCGGttctcagacacagacatgtacCAGGTGACTCCCCTACACCTGGCTGCATCCACAGGCAACACAGAGATGATCCGATATTTGCTCAGAGACCAG agATGCTCCGTGGATGCAGTTGACCAGCAGGGAGCGACAGCGCTTCACGTTGCAGCAGAGAGgggtggagtggaggtgtgctGGACACTGCTGCAGAGTACAGGATGCAGGATGCTCCATCAGAAGAGCCACAGCGGCCTCACACCACTGGATCTCAGCAAACAGGGGAAAACATTTAG AAATCAGCAACTCACCAAACTACTGAGTCAACATATTAATGAGCCATTACACCACAAGCCCAGAGAGTCTCGTG TTTTATACTACTGGACATTGTTTTTTCCAACTCTGAGTGGAGCTGCCATCCTGCTAATAGCAGCCATGTTGGGAGGCTATGGGGGCCTAGTCTGCGGCTTACTCTTCCCCTGGCTGGCCAGGAGCATCTTCACACAGTACCACCGCATGACCACATACCAAAG GTTACCCAACCCGATCTACTTGGGAACCCTCATAGCTGGCTTGTTCCattccctcctctgcttctaTGGAAAAATAATGCCTA GTGTGTGGCCAAACAGTTCTCTGGTCCAGGTATCAATGGTCCACGTCTCTCTAGTCCTGGGTTTATTCTGTAGGGTTCTGACACAGGACCCTGGGACTCTGGATAGAGCGGATGCAGATCCTCGATTCTCCTGTATCGCTGACCTGGTGGAGAACAACCAGAGCCCTCACAGGTTCTGTCCATACTGTGAG TTGTTTCAGCCTGACTACACTAAACACTGCAAGCTGTGTGAGGTGTGCATTAAAGACTATGACCATCACTGCCTTTTCCTCAACCGGTGCGTCGGCCGGGGTAACCAccgcctcttcctcttcttcatcctctccatGGTGATTGGCCACCTTCTTCTTGTTGCCACAGCAACAAGTTACCTGTACAACAAGATGCCCGCAGGCAATCACAGCTTGTCGTCGTGGCTCTCATTGTTAGGGGAGGAGTTTTGGGTTGTGGTCATGATGGTTATGAATGCACTGACACTTTTGTGGGAGGTGTGGCTACTGGCCGAGCAATTCGATGCCATCGCCACGGGAACGACGACCTACTTCAGGCAGCGTGAAAGCTCACTACGACAGAGGTCACTAGGACAGCGCTGGGTTATAGTGCTGTCGTATCTGCTGGAGGGTCGAAGACGGGTGGGCAGCGGACAAACAAGAGAGGGCAAAACTGCCATAGACATTTAA
- the si:ch211-223a10.1 gene encoding palmitoyltransferase akr1 isoform X1: MHPMPVCSVSGGDIFDCIQRGNVEQCVHFVQNDRSVLKQKGWGGFTPLHYAALHGNRVLVDLFLSNGADPNLTCDAGQTAFHFACRQGNIYIIHQMMQYGADLRLIDLQGKTSLHHAVTGGNIVAVHYLWETGMFRFSDTDMYQVTPLHLAASTGNTEMIRYLLRDQRCSVDAVDQQGATALHVAAERGGVEVCWTLLQSTGCRMLHQKSHSGLTPLDLSKQGKTFRNQQLTKLLSQHINEPLHHKPRESRVLYYWTLFFPTLSGAAILLIAAMLGGYGGLVCGLLFPWLARSIFTQYHRMTTYQRLPNPIYLGTLIAGLFHSLLCFYGKIMPSVWPNSSLVQVSMVHVSLVLGLFCRVLTQDPGTLDRADADPRFSCIADLVENNQSPHRFCPYCELFQPDYTKHCKLCEVCIKDYDHHCLFLNRCVGRGNHRLFLFFILSMVIGHLLLVATATSYLYNKMPAGNHSLSSWLSLLGEEFWVVVMMVMNALTLLWEVWLLAEQFDAIATGTTTYFRQRESSLRQRSLGQRWVIVLSYLLEGRRRVGSGQTREGKTAIDI; encoded by the exons ATGCATCCAATGCCTGTGTGCTCCGTTAGCGGTGGAGACATATTTGACTGTATACAGAGAGGAAATGTTGAACAGTGTGTACACTTCGTTCAAAATGATCGATCAGTCCTCAAACAAAAAG GCTGGGGTGGTTTCACCCCGCTCCACTACGCTGCTCTCCATGGTAACCGTGTCTTGGTCGACCTTTTCCTCAGTAATGGGGCTGACCCTAACCTGACATGTGATGCAGGACAGACAGCCTTTCATTTTGCCTGCAG GCAAGGGAACATCTATATCATACACCAAATGATGCAGTATGGAGCTGATTTACGCCTCATAGACTTGCAGGGGAAAACATCGCTGCATCATGCAGTCACTGGGGGCAACAT TGTTGCAGTGCACTATTTGTGGGAAACAGGGATGTTCCGGttctcagacacagacatgtacCAGGTGACTCCCCTACACCTGGCTGCATCCACAGGCAACACAGAGATGATCCGATATTTGCTCAGAGACCAG agATGCTCCGTGGATGCAGTTGACCAGCAGGGAGCGACAGCGCTTCACGTTGCAGCAGAGAGgggtggagtggaggtgtgctGGACACTGCTGCAGAGTACAGGATGCAGGATGCTCCATCAGAAGAGCCACAGCGGCCTCACACCACTGGATCTCAGCAAACAGGGGAAAACATTTAG AAATCAGCAACTCACCAAACTACTGAGTCAACATATTAATGAGCCATTACACCACAAGCCCAGAGAGTCTCGTG TTTTATACTACTGGACATTGTTTTTTCCAACTCTGAGTGGAGCTGCCATCCTGCTAATAGCAGCCATGTTGGGAGGCTATGGGGGCCTAGTCTGCGGCTTACTCTTCCCCTGGCTGGCCAGGAGCATCTTCACACAGTACCACCGCATGACCACATACCAAAG GTTACCCAACCCGATCTACTTGGGAACCCTCATAGCTGGCTTGTTCCattccctcctctgcttctaTGGAAAAATAATGCCTA GTGTGTGGCCAAACAGTTCTCTGGTCCAGGTATCAATGGTCCACGTCTCTCTAGTCCTGGGTTTATTCTGTAGGGTTCTGACACAGGACCCTGGGACTCTGGATAGAGCGGATGCAGATCCTCGATTCTCCTGTATCGCTGACCTGGTGGAGAACAACCAGAGCCCTCACAGGTTCTGTCCATACTGTGAG TTGTTTCAGCCTGACTACACTAAACACTGCAAGCTGTGTGAGGTGTGCATTAAAGACTATGACCATCACTGCCTTTTCCTCAACCGGTGCGTCGGCCGGGGTAACCAccgcctcttcctcttcttcatcctctccatGGTGATTGGCCACCTTCTTCTTGTTGCCACAGCAACAAGTTACCTGTACAACAAGATGCCCGCAGGCAATCACAGCTTGTCGTCGTGGCTCTCATTGTTAGGGGAGGAGTTTTGGGTTGTGGTCATGATGGTTATGAATGCACTGACACTTTTGTGGGAGGTGTGGCTACTGGCCGAGCAATTCGATGCCATCGCCACGGGAACGACGACCTACTTCAGGCAGCGTGAAAGCTCACTACGACAGAGGTCACTAGGACAGCGCTGGGTTATAGTGCTGTCGTATCTGCTGGAGGGTCGAAGACGGGTGGGCAGCGGACAAACAAGAGAGGGCAAAACTGCCATAGACATTTAA